A single genomic interval of Mycobacterium sp. DL592 harbors:
- a CDS encoding LLM class flavin-dependent oxidoreductase, whose amino-acid sequence MKPLHLGVALDGYGWHPEAWRRTLSADPAAAPVTSGRHWARAAGIAEQGLLDFLTVEDTFDTYPPAVRPDAVLVAARIAPVTRHIGLIPVATVTHTEPFHLSKAIATLDYVSGGRAGWQVRVSPSTQAAALFGRRAKPEPGELFGEAADAVEVVRRLWDSWEDDAVIRDVPSGRYIDRDRLHYIDFTGRYFSVKGPSITPRPPQGQPVVAALAHAAPVYEFASGSTDIVFVTPTDEASLGSILGEVAAAGGAHLKVIADVAVSFTGDTDLRSDALVWGGTPAELVNLLLAWHDAGADGFRLRPAVTATDLPVITDEVVPALQRAGRFRSSYRDGETLRERFGLPAATNRYAPVRLS is encoded by the coding sequence GTGAAACCGCTCCATCTCGGCGTCGCGCTCGACGGGTACGGCTGGCACCCCGAGGCCTGGCGGCGCACGCTGTCGGCCGACCCGGCCGCGGCACCGGTGACCAGCGGCCGGCACTGGGCCCGGGCGGCGGGCATCGCCGAACAGGGTCTGCTGGACTTCCTGACGGTCGAGGACACCTTCGACACCTACCCGCCGGCCGTGCGCCCAGACGCCGTCCTGGTGGCGGCGCGGATCGCACCGGTGACGCGGCACATCGGACTGATCCCCGTCGCCACCGTGACGCACACCGAGCCGTTCCACCTCTCCAAGGCGATCGCAACCCTGGACTACGTCTCGGGCGGTCGCGCGGGCTGGCAGGTGCGGGTCAGCCCCAGCACCCAGGCCGCGGCCCTGTTCGGCCGCAGAGCCAAGCCCGAGCCCGGCGAATTGTTCGGTGAGGCAGCCGATGCCGTCGAAGTGGTACGCCGGCTGTGGGACAGCTGGGAGGACGACGCGGTGATCCGTGACGTGCCCAGCGGGCGCTACATCGACCGCGACAGGCTGCACTACATCGACTTCACCGGCCGCTACTTCTCGGTGAAGGGACCCTCGATCACGCCCCGGCCGCCGCAGGGTCAGCCGGTGGTCGCTGCCTTGGCCCACGCGGCGCCGGTCTACGAATTCGCTTCCGGTTCCACCGATATCGTGTTCGTCACGCCGACCGACGAGGCGTCCCTCGGCTCTATCCTGGGTGAGGTCGCCGCGGCCGGCGGCGCCCATCTCAAAGTGATCGCCGACGTGGCGGTGAGCTTCACCGGGGACACCGACCTGCGCTCGGACGCGCTGGTATGGGGCGGTACCCCAGCAGAATTGGTGAATCTTCTGCTCGCATGGCACGACGCCGGCGCCGACGGATTCCGGCTGCGCCCCGCGGTCACCGCCACCGACCTGCCCGTGATCACCGACGAGGTGGTTCCGGCACTGCAGCGTGCAGGCCGCTTCCGGTCGAGTTACCGCGACGGCGAGACACTGCGAGAGCGGTTCGGGCTGCCGGCCGCCACAAACCGTTACGCCCCGGTGAGGTTGTCATGA
- a CDS encoding NtaA/DmoA family FMN-dependent monooxygenase (This protein belongs to a clade of FMN-dependent monooxygenases, within a broader family of flavin-dependent oxidoreductases, the luciferase-like monooxygenase (LMM) family, some of whose members use coenzyme F420 rather than FMN.) — protein MTRQGKQRKQIHLAAHFPGVNNTTVWSDPTSGSQVDFDSFIHLARTAERGLFDFFFLAEGLRLREHRGRIHDLDVVGRPDTFTVLAALAAVTDHLGLAGTINTTFNEPFEVARQFATLDHLSDGRAAWNMVTSSDAFTGENFRRGGFLDHADRYRRAEEFVTVAREFWDSWAPGAVVADTAAGVYLDIDSIHTVTHHGHQFDIRGIATLPATPQGHPILLQAGDSDEGRDFGAKHADALFTVHGTLEAGQRYYADVKARAAANGRDPDQLKVFPGVTFVLGDSAADAEDKARHIRSQQVSPQTAIAMLEQVWQRDLSGYDPDGPLPDVEPADDPTVTQGRVRHGDPKALAAAWRERAEAENLSIRELVIAVTSRQQFVGTADHVAAEIDHYVQSDACDGFILVPHLTPHGLDEFVDTVVPLLQERSVFRTEYSGATLRENLELKQVSPAERLPG, from the coding sequence ATGACACGGCAAGGCAAGCAGCGCAAGCAAATTCATCTCGCCGCGCACTTCCCCGGGGTCAACAACACCACGGTGTGGTCGGATCCGACGTCGGGCAGCCAAGTCGACTTCGACTCCTTCATCCACCTGGCGCGCACCGCCGAGCGTGGGCTGTTCGACTTCTTCTTCCTCGCCGAAGGGCTGCGGCTGCGCGAGCATCGCGGCCGCATCCACGACCTCGACGTCGTCGGACGACCGGACACTTTCACCGTGCTCGCCGCGCTGGCCGCCGTCACCGACCATCTCGGCCTGGCCGGAACCATCAACACCACCTTCAACGAACCTTTCGAGGTGGCACGACAATTCGCCACCCTCGACCACCTGTCCGACGGGCGGGCAGCCTGGAACATGGTCACCTCGTCGGATGCGTTCACCGGGGAGAACTTCCGCCGCGGCGGCTTCCTCGACCATGCCGACCGGTACCGCCGCGCCGAAGAGTTCGTCACCGTCGCCCGGGAGTTCTGGGACAGTTGGGCTCCCGGCGCGGTCGTGGCCGACACCGCCGCCGGCGTCTACCTCGACATCGACAGCATTCACACCGTCACCCACCACGGACACCAGTTCGACATCCGCGGCATCGCCACACTTCCCGCCACCCCGCAGGGTCACCCGATCCTGCTGCAGGCCGGCGACTCAGACGAGGGCCGCGACTTCGGCGCCAAACACGCCGACGCGCTGTTCACCGTGCACGGGACGCTGGAAGCCGGGCAACGCTACTACGCCGACGTCAAAGCCCGTGCCGCCGCCAACGGCCGAGATCCCGACCAGCTCAAGGTGTTTCCCGGTGTGACATTCGTGCTCGGCGACAGTGCCGCCGATGCCGAGGACAAGGCCCGCCACATCCGCAGCCAACAGGTCAGCCCCCAGACCGCCATCGCGATGCTCGAACAGGTCTGGCAACGCGATCTGTCGGGATACGACCCCGACGGTCCGCTTCCCGACGTCGAACCCGCCGACGATCCCACGGTCACCCAGGGACGGGTCCGCCACGGCGACCCCAAGGCGTTGGCCGCTGCCTGGCGCGAACGCGCCGAAGCCGAGAACCTGTCCATCCGGGAACTCGTCATCGCCGTCACCAGCCGCCAGCAGTTCGTCGGCACCGCCGACCACGTCGCCGCCGAGATCGACCACTATGTGCAGTCGGATGCCTGCGACGGGTTCATCCTGGTGCCCCACCTCACGCCGCATGGCCTCGACGAGTTCGTCGACACCGTGGTGCCCCTGCTGCAGGAGCGCAGCGTGTTCCGCACTGAGTACAGCGGTGCCACGCTGCGGGAGAACCTCGAACTCAAGCAGGTGTCGCCTGCCGAACGGCTTCCCGGATAG
- a CDS encoding LLM class flavin-dependent oxidoreductase, with product MTVPLSILDLSPISDGSDAAAALSNSVDLARHAEGWGYRRYWVAEHHFVAVASSRPAVLIGQIAAATERIRVGAAAVQLGYTTALSVVESFGILDAFHPGRIDLGLGRSGQRRREVEKGGPAPKEASDQQDWRDVDGVVIPPQFDVRLLLASPKMRALATVLTQPEAQPPDFADQVGDILALLEGKHTADGYPVRAVPGEGSALTPWVFGSSKGQSAAVAGARGLPFVASYHSTPGTALEAVDAYRAAFSPSPFLSKPYVVVSADVLVADDSATARHLAAPFGHWVYSIRAQGGAVPYPDPDACPALTDEQRAVVEDRLATQFVGDADEVADKLSALQRVTGADELVVTTATHRHTDRLRSHELLARRWGLAA from the coding sequence ATGACTGTCCCACTGTCCATCTTGGATCTCTCGCCCATCAGCGATGGCTCCGATGCCGCTGCGGCACTGAGCAATTCGGTCGATCTGGCCCGGCACGCCGAAGGCTGGGGATACCGGCGCTACTGGGTCGCCGAACACCACTTCGTCGCCGTCGCCAGCTCCCGCCCGGCGGTGCTGATCGGGCAGATCGCCGCGGCCACCGAACGCATCAGGGTCGGCGCTGCCGCGGTCCAACTCGGCTACACCACCGCACTGTCTGTCGTGGAGAGCTTCGGTATCCTCGATGCCTTCCACCCCGGCCGCATCGACCTGGGGCTGGGCCGATCGGGGCAGCGGCGCCGAGAAGTCGAGAAGGGCGGTCCGGCACCGAAAGAGGCTTCCGATCAACAGGATTGGCGTGACGTCGATGGCGTGGTGATCCCACCTCAGTTCGACGTCCGGTTGCTGTTGGCGAGCCCGAAGATGCGTGCACTTGCCACGGTGCTGACCCAGCCGGAGGCCCAGCCACCGGACTTCGCCGACCAGGTCGGTGACATCCTGGCCTTGCTGGAAGGCAAACACACCGCCGACGGGTACCCGGTCCGCGCCGTACCCGGAGAGGGCTCGGCCCTGACTCCGTGGGTCTTCGGCAGCAGCAAGGGGCAGAGCGCGGCGGTCGCCGGAGCCCGCGGCCTGCCGTTCGTGGCGAGCTACCACAGCACCCCCGGCACCGCCCTGGAGGCCGTCGACGCCTACCGGGCGGCGTTCAGCCCGTCGCCGTTCCTGTCGAAGCCCTATGTTGTGGTCTCCGCCGACGTCCTCGTCGCCGACGATTCCGCGACGGCCCGCCACCTCGCGGCGCCGTTCGGCCACTGGGTGTATTCGATTCGGGCACAGGGCGGTGCGGTGCCCTACCCGGACCCCGATGCCTGCCCGGCGCTGACCGACGAACAGCGCGCCGTCGTCGAGGACCGCCTCGCCACCCAGTTCGTGGGAGACGCCGACGAGGTCGCCGACAAGCTTTCGGCGCTGCAACGGGTCACCGGCGCCGACGAACTGGTGGTCACCACCGCCACCCACCGCCACACCGACCGCCTGCGTTCCCACGAACTGCTGGCCCGACGCTGGGGGCTGGCGGCATGA
- a CDS encoding GNAT family N-acetyltransferase codes for MTVTAGSELRFVRVRQDDDLAQPLLGELAVEYATRYGGSVDAVLGGLRNYPGDEFAPPHGGLLIGLLDGEPVTGGAFRRFGVVDGHETAELKRIWTDNRFRRRGHAGRLLDALEAEIVERGYRRIYLTTGDRQPEAEALYLSHGYTRLSEPLPAAGEGYPVAFEKLVQP; via the coding sequence ACTGTGACCGCCGGCAGCGAATTGCGGTTCGTCCGCGTTCGACAGGATGACGACCTGGCTCAGCCCCTGCTGGGCGAGCTCGCCGTGGAGTATGCGACCCGCTATGGCGGGTCGGTCGATGCGGTTCTGGGCGGCCTGCGCAACTACCCCGGCGACGAGTTCGCGCCGCCGCACGGCGGATTGTTGATCGGCCTTCTCGACGGCGAGCCGGTGACCGGTGGCGCGTTCCGCAGGTTCGGTGTGGTCGACGGGCACGAGACCGCCGAACTCAAGCGGATCTGGACCGACAACCGATTCCGTCGCCGCGGCCACGCCGGCCGCCTGCTCGACGCACTCGAGGCCGAGATCGTCGAGCGTGGCTATCGGCGGATCTACTTGACCACCGGGGACCGTCAACCCGAAGCCGAAGCGCTGTACCTGTCCCACGGCTACACCCGACTGAGCGAGCCGCTGCCCGCAGCAGGCGAGGGGTACCCGGTCGCCTTCGAGAAACTCGTGCAACCGTGA